The sequence below is a genomic window from Citricoccus muralis.
AACATGACCTGCCCAGGCCCGACGTCGTAGATGTTCTCCATGGACCAGCGCAGCGCAACGGCGTGCCCGCCGTGATCGCGCACCACCCCTTTGGGTGCGCCAGTGGTACCGGAGGTATAGAGAATGTACAGGGGGTCGGTGGCGCGCACTGGAACCGGAGCCACCGCATCCGCCTGAGTGATGGCGTCGTCCCAGTCGAGCCAATGAGTAGGCGCTGACTGCGCCGAGACGTCAGCCACGGCGGTCTCGAAGCCGTCGCGGTGTTTGACCACCACCGCCTCCACCCGGTGTGTTGCCAAGCGAAGCGCTTCGGCCACCGCCGGCAGATACTCAATACGTCGTGTTGGTTCCACGCCTCCGGTGGCGGTGACCACCGCAGTCGGCTGCGCGTCGTCGATGCGAGCTGCCAGTTCCTTGGGCGCGAAACCGCCAAACACCATGGAATGCACCGCGCCCAGGCGAGCACACGCAAGCATCGTGATGGCCGCGGCAGGAATCATCGGCAGGTACACCACTACACGATCGCCTGCATTCACTCCGGCGGCGCGGAGCATCCCGGCGCAGCGTGCAACGTCCTCGGTGAGCTCGGCATAGGTGTAGGCGGTGCGTTGCTGGCCTTCAGGGGCCAGTGGCGCGTCATGAATCAGGGCGGGCCGATCACCAAAGCCGGCCGCAACATGACGGTCTAAACAGTTATAGGACGTGTTGAGCACCCCGTCAGGGAACCAACGATAGAGCGGGGCGTTACTGTCATCGACGGCTCGGGTGGGCGCCGCGTCCCAGTCGATCTGCATTGTAGCCTCGAGCCAGAAGGACTCGGGGTCCTCGACGGAGCGACGGAAGACGTCTCGATAACGACCAACGGACTGTGTGTGATGGATCTCACTCGTCATGCGGCCACTTTACCGAGTAGCCGCATGCCTGCCGAGACCTCACAGCTTACGGAGCGCCGCCGCGGGAAATCAGTTCACGAGCCAGCTGCTGGTAAGCCTTGGTTCCTGGATGCGTCGAGGCGAAGGTGGACATCGGCTCGGCCGCCACCGTGGCATCGGCGAATTTGATCGTGCGCTTGATGACGGTCTCGAAGACCTTGTCACCGAAGGCCTCTACCAGGCGACCCACGACTTCTTTGGAGTGCAGCGTGCGCGCATCAAACATGGTCGCGAGCACACCGTCAATCACGAGGTCCGGATTGAGCCGGTCCTGGACCTTCTCGATGGTCTCCACCAGCAGTGCCACCGCGCGCAGAGCGAAGAACTCGGCGGTCAACGGGATGATGACACCGTGAGATGCCGTCAGCGCGTTGATCGTCAGCAGCCCCAACGAGGGCTGACAGTCGATCAAGATCACGTCATAGTCATCACGGACCTGACGCAGCGCTCGCTCCAGAACCTGTTCGCGGGCCACCTCGTTGACCAACTGCACCTCGGCAGCCGAAAGGTCGATATTGGCGGGCAGCAGATCAATGTTCGTGAAGTTAGTGGAGAGGATGGCGTCACGCGCCGTGACTTCGCGCTCCATCATCACGTTGTAAACGGTCACGTCCATCTCGTGCGGACTGGTCCCCAGTCCGGCAGACAGAGCGCCCTGCGGGTCAAAGTCGACCATCAGAACCTTGCGCCCGTATTCGGCCAAGGCAGCACCAAGATTAATGGTCGAGGTCGTCTTCCCGACCCCACCCTTCTGATTGACCATGGAGATCACGCGGGCAGGGCCATGGGAGGACAGCACCGGCGGGGCCGGAAAATCGTGCTTGGGTCGACCCGTGGGCCCGATGACCGGATCTCCCGTGATCATCATGACTGGCAACGGTTCCTGCGAATCAGTCACGCGCGACCTACTCCTGACATGTCGGTGGCAAAGACTCTGAGTCAACACTAACGCCGCGTTCGAGTTTGCGGGGATTTTGAGTCACGTTCACGGCGAGCCTTGAGGTTAAAGTCCAGCATGAAACTCTCCCCGCCCTTCAACCTGAAGGTGAGACCCCTAAGAGATTGAATGTATACACAAGTTAGGTTTTTCACCCAGAACTCCCCCGCGGGAATCGCCGCACCGTGATTTACTGTATACACTGGCACTATGCGGGCTAGTGATCGTGCTTACACTCAACTGCGGGACGAGATCATGTCTGCGTCTCTAGAACCGGGCACCGTACTCACCGAAGTGGAGCAATCCGAACGTCTCGGCGTCTCGCGTACTCCTGTTCGCGAAGCCCTCAACCGGCTCCAGGCCGACGGGCTGGTGGCCAGCCACCGAGGCCGTGGCCTGACAGTCACCACCATCAGCATGCACGTGGCCGATGAGCTCTTCGACATTCGGCTCGCTATCGAGCCACTGGCCGTCCGCCGCGCGGCCGACGCCATGTTGGATACGGCATCCGACGCCACCGAAGCACGGGCCCGCTTCCAGGATTTGGCATTACGTTTTCGCACCGCGGAGCAGCAATGGCACGACGCCGACCAGCCGGCGGTCGAGGATTATTACGACCTGACCCGCCAGCTCGATCGTGCCGTCGATGAGACCTGCGCGAACCCCTATCTGGCGCAGATTCTCACCGGACTGCGGCTCCATCTAGCCCGCCTGCGCCGCTTATCCCAGCATGACCCGGCTCGACTGGCGGCCTCCGCCGGCGAACACGCCCGGGTAGCTCAAGCCATCGCCGCCGGCGCCCCAGACCTGGCCGAAGCCGCATCCCGGATCCACCTCCAGTTGGCCCTGCAGCACCTGCGACTGCGGATCAAGGACGATATCGACAGCCCGCAAGACCC
It includes:
- a CDS encoding ParA family protein; amino-acid sequence: MMITGDPVIGPTGRPKHDFPAPPVLSSHGPARVISMVNQKGGVGKTTSTINLGAALAEYGRKVLMVDFDPQGALSAGLGTSPHEMDVTVYNVMMEREVTARDAILSTNFTNIDLLPANIDLSAAEVQLVNEVAREQVLERALRQVRDDYDVILIDCQPSLGLLTINALTASHGVIIPLTAEFFALRAVALLVETIEKVQDRLNPDLVIDGVLATMFDARTLHSKEVVGRLVEAFGDKVFETVIKRTIKFADATVAAEPMSTFASTHPGTKAYQQLARELISRGGAP
- a CDS encoding GntR family transcriptional regulator, producing MRASDRAYTQLRDEIMSASLEPGTVLTEVEQSERLGVSRTPVREALNRLQADGLVASHRGRGLTVTTISMHVADELFDIRLAIEPLAVRRAADAMLDTASDATEARARFQDLALRFRTAEQQWHDADQPAVEDYYDLTRQLDRAVDETCANPYLAQILTGLRLHLARLRRLSQHDPARLAASAGEHARVAQAIAAGAPDLAEAASRIHLQLALQHLRLRIKDDIDSPQDPE